GACGTCGCTGTTCACCGTCGAGGAACGCATCGACATGCTCCAGAAGGTGACCAGTTCGTACCCGAACATCCGGGTCGAGTCGTTCCGTGGGCTCCTTGTCGACTTCTGCCGGGCCCAGCAGGCGACGGTCCTGGTCAAGGGCCTGCGGGCGGTCAGCGACTTCGACTACGAGTTGCAGATGGCCCACATGAACATCGGCCTGGCCGGGGTGGAGACGCTCTTCATGCCCACCAACCCGCTCTACTCGTTCCTCTCCTCCAGCCTGGTCAAGGATGTGGCCAAGTGGGGCGGCGACGTCTCCCCGCACGTGCCCGACCTGGTGCGCGAGGCTCTGGCCGCCCGCCTGGACCCCTCCCTCCGCGACTGAGGTGCAAGGAAGGGCCCCTTGTTAACGCCTCCGGTAGAGAAGGGCACCCTTCTCACCGCAACCGCAACCGCAACCGCAACCGCAACCGCGACCGCGACCGCGACCGCGACCGCGACCGACACCGCGACCGCAACCGACACCGCCGGCGCGACCGCCAGCGCCAGCGCGGGGCCGGCGACCGTCAGCGCGGGGCCGGGGCCGGGGTCCGGGCGTCGGAGTGGGGTCGGCGCGACGCGCCGGGACGGGGTGGCCGGGTGCGGGTGGCCGGTGCGCGACATCATGTGGGGCGGGAACCCGGCCGCAGCCCGCATCATGGAGGTCGGCCGACGAACGACAGGAGTGAGGTACCGGTGGACCCGCTCGATCGCATCGACGAACTGATCGCCATGGTGGAGACGGCACGATCCGTGCCGATGTCCCGCAACAACTGCATGCTCGACCGGGGTGAGGTGATCGCCGCCCTGGACGAGTTGCGCGCCGAACTCCCCGCCGACCTGCGTCGTGCCGCGGCGCTCCTGGAGGAGCGGGACAAGATCATGGATGCCGGTAGGCGGGAGGCCGACCGGATCATCAGCGAGGGTGAGGCGGAACACGCCCGCCTGGTCTCGGTGAACGAGATCACGGTCTCGGCCGAGCACGAGGGGGCCCGGATCGTCGCCGAGTCGCGGGCCGAGGCCCAGCGGCTGCGGGCGGAGGTGGACGACTACGTCGACACGGCGCTTGCCAACTTCGAGCAGTTCCTCACCCGGGCGCTCGCCTCGATCGAACGTGGCCGGGACAAGATGCACGCGCTACGCGAGATCGGCACCTTCGCGGGTGACGAGACCGAGCGCCCGTTAACCTTCTGAGCGGTATCGCCGAACCTTCCGAGCGGTATCGCCGCAGCCGACGACGCTGCTGGGCGTCGCCCCCGGTTCGACGGGGGGTCGCTGTCCCAGGTAACCTCGTGTGTCGGCCTCTCACCGGCCGGAGTCTGACTATGCCCAAACACTCGCCATCGCCACTCAACCCCAGGTCGCCGCTGGTCCTCGACGCGAGGGAACTGCCGCGCCGACCTGGCGCGTTGCGTACGGTCAAGCGGGTCGTGCCGGCACCGGCGGACCTCGGCGTGGAGATGGTCGGCGTGCCGGAGGGCGCGGACCTCGACCTCGATCTGAGGTTGGAGTCGGTGTCCGAGGGGGTGCTCGTCTCCGGGACCGTCAGCGGTCCCGTCCGGGGCGAGTGCGGTCGCTGCCTGCGCGAGATCCACGACTCGGTGGCCGTGACGGTCCAGGAGCTGTACGCGTACGAGAACAGCACCACGGACGCCACGACCGAAGACGACGAGGTGGGTCGGATGCAGGGAGACCTGATCGACCTGGAGCCGGCGGTGCGGGACGCGGTGGTGCTCACCCTGCCGACCAATCCGCTCTGCCGCCAGGACTGCCCAGGGCTGTGCCCCGAGTGTGGGGTGCACTGGGACGAACTGCCGGCCGACCACAGCCACCAGCAGGTCGACCCGCGTTGGGCGGGCCTGTCGCAACTGACCCGTACAGAGGAGTAAGAACCGTGGCCGTCCCCAAGCGCAAGATGTCGCGCAGCAACACCCGGTCCCGCCGGGCGAACTGGAAGGCCGCGGCGGTCGCGACCGTGGCCTGCCCGCAGTGCAAGTCGGCCAAGCTGCCGCACGCTGCCTGCTCCGTCTGCGGCACGTACAACGGCCGCCAGGTTCTCGAGGTCTGACCTGGACGCCGCGTGACGCCCCCGACCCCGGGTCGGGTGGCACGTCCCACCTGGCGATCGCCCGGTGACCCGGACTCCGCCGACGCCGACCGGCCCGCTCCGGCCGGCGTAGCGGTGGAGCCGGGCACCGCGCGGATCGCCGTTGACCTCCTCGGCGGGGACGACGCTCCCGCCGTCGTGGTTGACGGCGCTCTGCGGGCCGTCCGTGCCGACCCCGACCTGCACCTGCTTCTCGTCGGCCCGGCGGAGACCGCCGCCGAGGTGGTCGACGCTCTCGACCTTGCCCAACGGGCCCGGATCGCCGTTCGGCCGGTGCGCGACGTCGTCGCCATGTCCGAGCAGTACCCCACCCGGGCCGCCCGCAGCCACAGCACCGTCCGGGCGGCGGTCGCCGCCGTCCGGACCGGCGCGGCCGACGCCCTGGTCTCCGCCGGTTCCACCGGCGCGACGGTGACCGCCGCCGTGCTCGGCCTCGGCCGTTGGCCCGGGGTACGCCAACCGGCGCTGGTCGCCACCCTGCCGGCGATCGACGGACCGGTCGTCCTGCTCGACGTCGGCGGCTCCCTGGAGGCGCACCCGGCCACCCTCTCCCGGCACGCCGTGCTCGGTGCTGCCTACGCCGCGGTGGCGCACGCCGTCGCCGCGCCCCGGGTCGGCCTGCTCTCGGTGGGTACCGAGGCCGGCAAGGGCGACCGGGCCCGCCGGGCCGCCGATCCGTTGCTCGCCGTCGGGCCGCTGCCCTGCGACGGCCGTTACATCGGCCTGGTCGAGGGGTACGACGTGGCCCTCGGTGCCCGTGCCGACGTCGTCGTCACCGACGGTTTCACCGGTAACGTGCTGCTCAAGGCGATCGAGGGCGCGTACGCGATGGCCGGTGGCGCGCCGGCCAGTGGAGGCGCCCCCCGGGCGGCCGCCCTGCTCGGCGTCTCCGGCACCGTGGTGGTCTGCCACGGCTCCGCGCGGGCCGACGACATCGCCTCCGGCATCACCCTCGCCGCCCGGTTGTGGCGTCGGGCCGCCACCGCCACGGTCGCCGCGCTGATCGCCGGCGAGCCAGTCGACCGAACCGACCGCACCACCGACACCGAGGTAACCGCATAATGACCAACGACAAGCGGCGGCGTGCTCCCGTCGGCCATCTGGAGGCCGCGTTCGGCGTCACGCTCGATCCGGAGCTGCTGGAACGCGCGCTGACCCACCGCTCGTACGCCTACGAGAACGGTGGCCTGCCCACCAACGAGCGGTTGGAGTTCCTGGGCGACTCGGTGCTCGGCGTGGTGATCACCACCGCGCTCTTCCACAACCACCCGGACCTGCCCGAGGGGCAGTTGGCCAAGCTGCGGGCCAGCGTGGTCAACATGCGTGCGTTGGCCGAGGTGGCCCGGGGCCTGGGCCCGGACGGGCTCGGCGCCTACCTGCTGCTCGGCAAGGGGGAGGAGAGCACCGGCGGCCGGGACAAGGCGAGCATCCTCGCCGACACCCTGGAGGCCCTACTCGGGGCGATCTACCTGCAGTACGGGCTGGACACCGCGGCGATCGTGATCCACCGGCTCTTCGACCCGCTGATGGCCGAGTCGGCCGGCCGGGGCGCGGCGCTGGACTGGAAGACCAGCCTGCAGGAATTGACCGCGGCGCTCGGGCTGGGCGTGCCGGAGTACCGGATCGAGGGCACCGGCCCGGACCACCTGAAGACCTTCACCGCCTGGGTGGTGGTGGCCGGCAACCGCTACGGCGGGGCCGAGGGGCGCAGCAAGAAGGAGGCCGAGCAGCGGGCCGCCGAGTCCGCCTGGCGGATCCTGGAGGAGCAGGCCCAGGCGGCCCGGCAGGCCGAGGCGGCGGCCGCTGCCGTGACGGCCGGTCCCGCCGGTGACGGGCACCACGGCGACGGCGGGCACCACGATGTGGGTGGGCACCACGATGTGGGTGGGCACCACGATGTCGGCGGGCACGACGCCGGCCGGCGCGTCGACGCTGGGCCTGCCGACGCTGGGCCTGCCGACGTCGGCAGGCCGCCCGGTGGCCCCGACGCCGACCGGGCCGGGGTGGACGTCGGCGTGGCCGGCGAGCGCCGTGCCTGAGCTACCCGAGGTCGAGACGGTCCGGCAGGGACTGGCCCGCTGGGTCGTCGGCCGCCGGATCTCCACGGTCGAGGTACGCCACCCCCGTGCCGTCCGCCGCCACCTGCCCGGTGACCGGCACTTCGCGGACGTGCTGGCCGGTCGGACGGTGCTGGACGTACGGCGTCGGGGCAAGTACCTCTGGCTGCCCCTGGACAGCACCGACGCGATCGTCGGGCATCTCGGCATGTCCGGTCAGCTGCTGCTGCAACCCCGGGGCGCCGCCGACGAGCTGCACCTGCGGGTCCGGTTCGGCTTCGCCGACGACGGTCCCGAGCTGCGTTTCGTCGACCAACGGACGTTCGGCGGGCTGGCCGTCTCGGCCGGTGGGGCGCAGCTGCCGGCGGAGATCGCGCACATCGCCCGGGACCCGCTGGACCCGGACTTCTCCGCCACCGACTTCGTCGCGGCGCTGCGCCGACGGCGGACCGAGGTGAAGCGGGCACTGCTCGACCAGACCCTGGTCTCCGGCGTGGGCAACATCTACGCCGACGAGGCGCTCTGGCGGGCGAAGCTGCACGGCAGCCGACCGACGGACGTGCTGACCCGCCCGGCCGGGACACGGCTGCTCGACCAGGTCCGGGACGTGCTCACCGAGGCCATCAGGGCCGGCGGCACCAGCTTCGACGCCCTCTACGTCAACGTCAACGGCGAGAGCGGGTACTTCGACCGGTCGCTGAACGTCTACGGCCGCGAGGGTCAGCCCTGTCCACGCTGCGCGGCGCCGATCCGTCGGGAGGCGTTCATGAACCGCTCCTCGTACAGCTGCCCTCGCTGCCAGCCCCGGCCACGTCGCTGACCGCGGGCGACCCCGCCTGGCAAGCGGCGCCGCCTGCAAGCGACCCCGCCTGGCAAGCGGCGCCGCCTGGCCGCCTACCGCGGGGCGGCGAAGTTCTGCGTCCAGTACGGTCCGTTGCTCGTCGCGATCCCCACGCCGATCTCGGTGAAGGCGCAGTTGAGGATGTTGGCCCGGTGCCCGGGGCTGTTCATCCAGGCGTCCATGACGGCAGCCGGCGACTGCTGGTTCCAGGCGACGTTCTCGCCGTAGGTCCGCCACGTGTAGCCGACCCGGTCCAGCCGGGTGCCGACGTCGCTGCCGTCGCTGCCGGTGTGCGACATGTTGCGGGTGTCGGCCTGGTCCTGGCTGTGTCGCTGGGCCGCGGTCATCAACTTGTCGTCGATCTGGACCGCCCCGCAGCCGGCCTTGCTCCGCTCGGCGTTGACCAGGTCGACGACCTGCTGTGCCTGGCCGCTGACGGCACCACTGTCGGCGGCGGCGGTGGTGGCCCTGGTGGTGGCGCCGCTGCCGGTGCCGCCACGCTCGACGTTGCGGCGCGACGGCGCGCTGGTGGTCCGGTCCGGCGTCGGCGCGGCCTTGCTGGTCCTG
Above is a window of Micromonospora yangpuensis DNA encoding:
- a CDS encoding phosphate acyltransferase PlsX, which produces MEPGTARIAVDLLGGDDAPAVVVDGALRAVRADPDLHLLLVGPAETAAEVVDALDLAQRARIAVRPVRDVVAMSEQYPTRAARSHSTVRAAVAAVRTGAADALVSAGSTGATVTAAVLGLGRWPGVRQPALVATLPAIDGPVVLLDVGGSLEAHPATLSRHAVLGAAYAAVAHAVAAPRVGLLSVGTEAGKGDRARRAADPLLAVGPLPCDGRYIGLVEGYDVALGARADVVVTDGFTGNVLLKAIEGAYAMAGGAPASGGAPRAAALLGVSGTVVVCHGSARADDIASGITLAARLWRRAATATVAALIAGEPVDRTDRTTDTEVTA
- a CDS encoding YceD family protein — its product is MPKHSPSPLNPRSPLVLDARELPRRPGALRTVKRVVPAPADLGVEMVGVPEGADLDLDLRLESVSEGVLVSGTVSGPVRGECGRCLREIHDSVAVTVQELYAYENSTTDATTEDDEVGRMQGDLIDLEPAVRDAVVLTLPTNPLCRQDCPGLCPECGVHWDELPADHSHQQVDPRWAGLSQLTRTEE
- the rpmF gene encoding 50S ribosomal protein L32: MAVPKRKMSRSNTRSRRANWKAAAVATVACPQCKSAKLPHAACSVCGTYNGRQVLEV
- the coaD gene encoding pantetheine-phosphate adenylyltransferase, whose protein sequence is MRRAVCPGSFDPVTNGHLDIVGRASRLFDEVIVVVLINQSKTSLFTVEERIDMLQKVTSSYPNIRVESFRGLLVDFCRAQQATVLVKGLRAVSDFDYELQMAHMNIGLAGVETLFMPTNPLYSFLSSSLVKDVAKWGGDVSPHVPDLVREALAARLDPSLRD
- the mutM gene encoding bifunctional DNA-formamidopyrimidine glycosylase/DNA-(apurinic or apyrimidinic site) lyase; the encoded protein is MPELPEVETVRQGLARWVVGRRISTVEVRHPRAVRRHLPGDRHFADVLAGRTVLDVRRRGKYLWLPLDSTDAIVGHLGMSGQLLLQPRGAADELHLRVRFGFADDGPELRFVDQRTFGGLAVSAGGAQLPAEIAHIARDPLDPDFSATDFVAALRRRRTEVKRALLDQTLVSGVGNIYADEALWRAKLHGSRPTDVLTRPAGTRLLDQVRDVLTEAIRAGGTSFDALYVNVNGESGYFDRSLNVYGREGQPCPRCAAPIRREAFMNRSSYSCPRCQPRPRR